Proteins from one Algiphilus sp. genomic window:
- a CDS encoding DUF1552 domain-containing protein produces MTRSILTRRGFLAGMLRTGTALPLSALLHRAALAQEGAAPMRALFVYIPDGCAPSLWHPSGSTHDFALPAMTEPLAAVQQHCVFLEGLNMYAGGSTHEGGMAKVLTATGDVSLDVFVGQYYRDRTPHASIHLGVASNHQNGGSNHMSYLGANQPVSPEDNPLSAYERLFGPPGGVADVANRRRLSVLDAAVDDLGRLQSRLGQTQRLKLEQHMDALREVENRIVSADQGSAGACRQPDWNRAGWSMPDGYNSYPLYYNRDDQFAEVGRLQMDLGVLALGCDLTRSVSLQWSHPVSPAHLEPETGATQRHHDSSHFDAGNLDSAANFVRYKRWFTEQFAYLLRALDAQPDGDGTLLDHTVVFLCSELGHSSRHDHRNMPFVLAGRAGGLETGRYLDYGSAHDGDGETHAKLLVSIANAVGIPIERFGYTGHGAGPLPGLYG; encoded by the coding sequence GTGACCCGATCGATCCTCACCCGCCGGGGCTTCCTCGCCGGCATGCTGCGCACCGGCACGGCGCTGCCGCTGTCCGCACTGCTGCATCGCGCCGCCCTGGCGCAGGAGGGCGCGGCGCCGATGCGCGCGCTCTTCGTCTACATCCCCGACGGCTGCGCGCCGTCGCTCTGGCATCCCAGCGGCAGCACGCACGATTTCGCGCTGCCGGCGATGACCGAGCCGCTGGCCGCGGTGCAGCAGCACTGCGTGTTCCTCGAGGGCCTCAACATGTACGCCGGCGGCTCGACGCACGAGGGCGGCATGGCCAAGGTGCTGACCGCCACCGGCGATGTCTCGCTCGATGTCTTCGTCGGCCAGTACTACCGCGACCGCACGCCGCATGCCTCGATCCATCTCGGGGTGGCGTCGAATCACCAGAATGGCGGCTCCAACCACATGTCCTACCTGGGCGCGAACCAGCCGGTGTCGCCCGAGGACAATCCGCTGTCGGCCTACGAGCGTCTGTTCGGGCCGCCGGGCGGCGTTGCCGATGTCGCCAACCGTCGCAGGCTGTCGGTGCTCGATGCCGCGGTCGACGATCTCGGGCGCCTCCAGAGCCGGCTCGGCCAGACGCAGCGCCTGAAGCTGGAGCAGCACATGGATGCGCTGCGCGAGGTCGAGAACCGCATCGTCTCGGCCGACCAGGGCAGCGCCGGTGCCTGCCGGCAGCCGGACTGGAACCGCGCCGGCTGGTCGATGCCGGACGGCTACAACAGCTATCCGCTGTACTACAACCGCGACGACCAGTTCGCGGAGGTCGGGCGTCTGCAGATGGATCTGGGCGTGCTGGCGCTGGGCTGCGACCTGACGCGCAGCGTGTCGCTGCAGTGGTCGCATCCGGTCAGCCCAGCGCATCTCGAGCCCGAGACCGGCGCCACCCAGCGCCATCACGATTCGTCGCACTTCGATGCCGGCAACCTCGATTCGGCGGCGAACTTCGTCCGCTACAAGCGCTGGTTCACCGAGCAGTTCGCCTATCTGCTGCGGGCACTCGATGCGCAGCCGGACGGCGACGGCACGCTGCTCGACCACACCGTGGTGTTCCTGTGCTCGGAGTTGGGGCATTCGTCGCGGCACGACCACCGCAACATGCCCTTCGTGCTGGCCGGTCGGGCCGGCGGCCTTGAGACGGGGCGCTATCTCGACTACGGCTCGGCGCACGACGGCGATGGCGAGACCCACGCCAAGCTGCTGGTCTCGATCGCCAACGCGGTGGGGATTCCCATCGAACGCTTCGGCTACACCGGCCACGGCGCCGGGCCGCTGCCCGGGCTCTACGGCTGA
- a CDS encoding CehA/McbA family metallohydrolase produces MFQFQRPHPRRVRAARFCTHATVLFSAALMAACGGGSGSADPADPADPPPGPPTPPPARALEVAVSVFGDGQVTASPRRSECFDDCAFDFPADGDARLRAVPARGWVFESWSGRCESVEGAVCRLPADGAHGVVATFNRAPIDYSAARWRGGDLHTHSDHSSDGSLGRQIADDAAPGNMPVADIVRLAGNVGLDWLPITDHRTYDHHYDPQWTSDSVLLIPGEEANGRPHATVHGAVDMIDQNADVEGAARSRVVQESIWLAHSQGAAWVTAHPDRDLIDDDGTIDPRADAVGIDLVEVWNRAENPEAEIAYAENRWNAGFRFGVAGASDNHFKELWALGGTPARPRTEVLTDTLSERAVVDALRAGRTHIHARGAGAPRTVLDADFDGDGAFEVQAGEEVFVPAGTSGVLRVRTDNALGSRVLVYASPGRSAGPIARASVVTPGTHELTVDVTTGDTPQWYRAEVRSIGLAEPSSLVFGLVLGPAELENVFQELLDQLRALTSPIFVSEAPVTPEGDALPPADTGRDDGAEYALGRRGAFAGFPDAAFVAGSDALHVVGEHHDATTTRVHYTRRDGGGRWSPPRALADSGSARFPRIAADGDTVVAVWQDERAGQVPRRPAVHLRRSDDGGESFGADIAVRAVDGRAMHPDVALDADGTAHVVWQEIRPGAAFDIWHAQVGIDGTVSQPVNLSAVGKTVSAASPLDARSAHYPASVRPAVAVDEAGGVLVAWQDNRSDPDPLWTGQAGSGEGTDPDNWQIAVVRIDGSAGEPVFLGADDAADRHPDIVVDRDGHTHVAWDSKALSAAGVNLAVLAASREAGAGAFAEPVSVSAQPASSARQPRLGLDAGGNARLAWFDSRSADWRWRVMHARHADGAWRDPALIDAPGNNTWPVPAGPHLVFAGTRHAHRLQRDRTQQIFALAATSPARTRARTMAPKLLYPDGPPPGFAHHCDHAAHAPHPYLSTYR; encoded by the coding sequence ATGTTCCAGTTTCAACGGCCGCATCCACGGAGGGTCCGGGCCGCCCGCTTCTGCACGCACGCGACGGTGCTGTTCTCGGCCGCGCTGATGGCTGCCTGCGGCGGGGGTTCCGGGAGCGCCGACCCGGCCGACCCAGCTGACCCGCCACCGGGGCCGCCGACACCGCCGCCGGCGCGCGCGCTCGAAGTCGCCGTCTCGGTATTCGGCGACGGCCAGGTCACTGCCTCGCCACGGCGCAGCGAATGCTTCGACGACTGTGCTTTCGACTTTCCGGCCGACGGCGATGCCCGCCTGCGCGCGGTTCCGGCCCGCGGCTGGGTATTCGAGAGCTGGAGCGGGCGCTGCGAATCGGTCGAAGGTGCGGTCTGCAGGCTGCCCGCGGACGGCGCGCACGGCGTGGTCGCCACCTTCAACCGCGCCCCGATCGACTACAGCGCAGCACGCTGGCGCGGCGGCGATCTGCACACCCATTCCGATCACAGCTCCGACGGCAGCCTCGGCCGCCAGATCGCCGACGACGCCGCCCCCGGCAACATGCCGGTGGCCGACATCGTCCGCCTGGCCGGCAACGTCGGGCTCGACTGGCTGCCGATCACCGACCACCGCACCTACGATCACCACTACGATCCGCAGTGGACCTCGGACAGCGTCCTGCTGATCCCGGGCGAGGAGGCCAACGGCCGGCCGCACGCCACCGTCCACGGCGCCGTCGACATGATCGACCAGAACGCGGACGTCGAGGGCGCCGCGCGCAGCCGCGTGGTGCAGGAATCGATCTGGCTCGCGCACAGCCAGGGTGCGGCCTGGGTCACGGCGCATCCCGACCGCGACCTGATCGACGACGACGGCACTATCGACCCGCGCGCCGACGCCGTGGGCATCGATCTGGTCGAGGTCTGGAACCGCGCCGAGAATCCCGAGGCCGAGATCGCCTACGCCGAGAACCGCTGGAACGCCGGCTTTCGCTTCGGCGTCGCCGGCGCCAGCGACAACCACTTCAAGGAGCTCTGGGCGCTCGGCGGCACGCCGGCGCGGCCGCGCACCGAGGTGCTGACCGACACGCTGAGCGAGCGCGCGGTGGTCGACGCGCTGCGCGCCGGCCGCACGCATATCCACGCCCGCGGTGCCGGTGCGCCGCGCACCGTGCTCGACGCCGACTTCGACGGTGACGGCGCCTTCGAGGTCCAGGCCGGCGAGGAGGTCTTCGTGCCCGCTGGCACCAGCGGCGTGCTGCGCGTGCGCACCGACAACGCGCTGGGCAGCCGCGTGCTGGTCTACGCCAGCCCGGGACGCAGCGCCGGCCCGATCGCGCGGGCCAGCGTCGTCACCCCCGGCACCCACGAGCTCACCGTCGATGTGACCACCGGCGACACGCCGCAGTGGTACCGCGCCGAAGTGCGCAGCATCGGCCTCGCCGAGCCGTCGAGCCTGGTGTTCGGTCTGGTGCTCGGGCCCGCCGAGCTGGAGAACGTCTTCCAGGAACTGCTCGACCAGCTGCGCGCGCTGACCTCGCCGATCTTCGTCTCGGAAGCCCCGGTGACGCCCGAGGGCGACGCACTGCCGCCGGCCGACACCGGCCGCGACGACGGCGCGGAGTACGCCCTCGGCCGCCGCGGCGCCTTCGCGGGCTTTCCGGACGCCGCCTTCGTCGCCGGCAGCGACGCGCTGCATGTCGTCGGCGAGCACCACGACGCCACCACCACCCGGGTGCACTACACGCGCCGGGATGGCGGCGGGCGCTGGTCGCCGCCACGGGCTCTCGCCGACTCGGGCAGCGCCCGCTTTCCGCGCATCGCGGCGGATGGCGACACGGTGGTGGCGGTCTGGCAGGACGAGCGCGCCGGCCAGGTGCCGCGGCGCCCGGCCGTCCATCTGCGGCGCAGCGACGACGGTGGCGAAAGCTTCGGCGCCGACATCGCGGTGCGCGCCGTCGACGGTCGCGCCATGCATCCGGACGTGGCGCTCGATGCCGACGGCACCGCGCACGTCGTCTGGCAGGAGATCCGTCCGGGAGCCGCCTTCGATATCTGGCACGCGCAGGTCGGCATCGACGGCACCGTTTCCCAGCCGGTCAACCTCAGCGCCGTGGGCAAGACCGTCTCGGCGGCCTCGCCCCTGGACGCGCGCAGCGCGCACTATCCGGCCTCGGTGCGCCCGGCGGTGGCCGTGGACGAAGCCGGCGGCGTGCTGGTGGCCTGGCAGGACAACCGCTCGGATCCCGACCCGTTGTGGACCGGCCAGGCCGGCAGCGGCGAGGGCACCGACCCGGACAACTGGCAGATCGCGGTCGTGCGCATCGATGGCAGTGCCGGCGAGCCGGTTTTCCTGGGCGCCGACGACGCCGCCGACCGCCACCCGGACATCGTCGTCGACCGCGACGGCCACACCCACGTCGCGTGGGACAGCAAGGCGCTGTCGGCGGCCGGGGTCAATCTCGCCGTGCTGGCGGCGAGCCGCGAAGCCGGTGCCGGCGCCTTCGCCGAACCGGTGTCGGTCAGCGCGCAGCCGGCGAGCAGCGCACGCCAGCCGCGCCTCGGTCTGGATGCCGGCGGCAACGCGCGCCTGGCCTGGTTCGACAGCCGCAGCGCCGACTGGCGCTGGCGCGTCATGCACGCGCGTCACGCCGATGGCGCCTGGCGCGACCCGGCGCTGATCGACGCCCCCGGCAACAACACCTGGCCGGTGCCCGCGGGGCCGCATCTGGTCTTCGCCGGCACGCGCCACGCGCACCGCCTGCAGCGCGACCGCACGCAGCAGATCTTCGCGCTGGCGGCAACCTCGCCGGCGCGCACACGCGCCCGGACGATGGCGCCGAAGCTGCTGTACCCGGACGGACCGCCGCCCGGCTTCGCGCACCACTGCGACCACGCCGCGCATGCGCCACACCCCTACCTGTCCACCTATCGATAA
- a CDS encoding DUF3047 domain-containing protein encodes MTEPVRNAPSALPTMLRFAGRRLRHRLSGGAARTPVADFRSRVDSALASLAPAIAEVRWHRVPAGASHWHEAVVLPDGAQCTLITGGWLHVSRLLDVGLGAKSGLWYRVGDGEARKVRSATHTVHAAHGGRLDLMATLPGEFSTRRGDFGPDVPRARIGGAFDVAVVVWRAQARTDALSAADAALFGEATDDGDAAPPGWHYLWRLGEGSIYDAGDAGEMACCTHADVGILQHPVDVPLDADLALTWQWQATRLPSELPEHTEPTHDYLSIAVEFDNGLDLTYMWSAALPVDTIFQCPLSWWKERETHWVIRNDPAELGQWLTERRSILADYRRAIGGSDPARVVGVWLIANSVFQRGVGECRYRDIRLSGADGDLTVPVQPDSGQAP; translated from the coding sequence ATGACCGAGCCGGTCCGCAACGCGCCCAGCGCGCTTCCCACCATGCTGCGTTTCGCGGGGCGACGACTGCGGCACCGGCTCTCCGGCGGGGCGGCTCGCACGCCGGTCGCGGACTTCCGGTCGCGTGTCGACAGCGCCCTGGCGTCGCTGGCGCCCGCCATCGCCGAGGTGCGCTGGCACCGCGTGCCGGCCGGCGCATCGCACTGGCACGAGGCCGTCGTCCTGCCGGACGGCGCGCAGTGCACGCTGATCACCGGCGGCTGGCTGCACGTGTCGCGGCTGCTCGATGTCGGGCTCGGCGCGAAGAGCGGGCTCTGGTACCGCGTCGGCGACGGCGAGGCGCGCAAGGTGCGCAGCGCGACCCACACCGTGCACGCCGCGCACGGTGGCCGGCTGGACCTGATGGCCACGCTGCCCGGCGAGTTCTCCACCCGCCGCGGCGACTTCGGACCGGATGTGCCGCGCGCCCGCATCGGCGGCGCCTTCGATGTCGCGGTCGTGGTCTGGCGCGCCCAGGCACGAACCGATGCGCTGTCGGCCGCGGATGCCGCGCTGTTCGGCGAAGCGACCGACGACGGCGATGCCGCGCCACCGGGCTGGCACTACCTGTGGCGGCTCGGCGAGGGCAGCATCTACGACGCCGGCGATGCCGGCGAGATGGCATGCTGCACCCACGCCGACGTCGGCATCCTGCAGCACCCGGTGGATGTCCCCCTCGATGCGGACCTCGCCCTGACCTGGCAGTGGCAGGCCACCAGGCTGCCGTCCGAGCTGCCCGAGCACACCGAGCCCACCCACGACTATCTGTCCATCGCCGTGGAGTTCGACAACGGGCTCGATCTCACCTACATGTGGAGCGCCGCGCTGCCCGTCGACACCATCTTCCAGTGCCCGCTGTCGTGGTGGAAGGAGCGCGAGACGCACTGGGTGATCCGCAACGATCCCGCCGAGCTCGGGCAGTGGCTGACCGAGCGGCGCAGCATCCTCGCCGACTACCGGCGCGCCATCGGCGGTTCCGATCCGGCGCGCGTGGTCGGCGTGTGGCTGATCGCCAACTCGGTCTTCCAGCGCGGGGTGGGCGAATGCCGCTATCGCGATATCCGCTTGAGCGGCGCGGACGGCGATCTGACGGTGCCGGTGCAGCCCGATAGCGGGCAAGCACCGTAG
- a CDS encoding DUF1592 domain-containing protein yields the protein MPRLPVLSFLSSARRHALIAALLALAGCSGDYSGGTAGGDGGGEPPVADAGGSAGGGAGGGGDGMADLVDGRTQYDAQCRSCHGPTGEGGVGPAMTAPACPSCASADTLVARIHGTMPMGNAAACRDDCARDVAHYILAGFTTEVADGGGGGGGDGGDGSDGDDGDDGDDGDAGAGGTPARDATCSVTMRFQSNWNTGFVTEAVIRNFSGAPVDGWEVRFGFADGQRVTNHWNTELTQSGADVRARNAGYNATIADGSEVSFGFQGEHDGANTLPADIALVADGCVLAGDDGAGSGGGGDGGTPEPLDDGEPLACADRPPAPRTLRLLTRREYDRTIRDLTGLDGRFSDDFPVEARVRGYDNNADVAVVTSRHVDAYLAAGAAVAERAVAERRGALLGDCSSGEACLHAFIDRFGRRAFRRPLTATERDTYRALDRDALTDGDFDTAVRMVIRAMLASPHFLYRAELGNAAGSFHVLDGYETATAMAYLLWGSMPDDALLDAAAAGDLASAAGRRDAAERMLADPRAREQIADFAGQWTGAYRILEQFKDPDIYPRFDDDVREAMAEELARFVNHVFLDAPDGSFRELHTADYVFLNGALRAFYRQPGATGDPAFARQPAADGTRGGLLALGAVVASHAHSNESSPIKRGVFVRERLLCQELPDPPQDVDTTPPGLDPSLTTRERFAQHTDDPNCASCHQYIDGVGFGFERYDGVGDYRDRENGLAVDASGEVVDIEGFRTGTSDPFAGPRELGALLADSPVAQDCAVRQYYRYARGYEEGAADQCTLDALTASFRDGGLVLRDLILDHIAHPSFVRRRAGGDA from the coding sequence ATGCCCCGTCTCCCCGTTCTGTCGTTCTTGTCGTCCGCCCGAAGGCACGCGCTGATCGCGGCGCTGCTCGCGCTGGCGGGCTGTTCCGGAGACTACTCGGGCGGCACCGCCGGCGGCGATGGCGGCGGCGAGCCGCCGGTCGCGGATGCGGGCGGGAGTGCGGGGGGCGGCGCGGGTGGTGGCGGTGACGGCATGGCCGATCTGGTCGACGGTCGCACGCAGTACGACGCGCAGTGCCGGTCCTGCCACGGGCCGACCGGCGAGGGTGGCGTGGGACCCGCCATGACGGCGCCGGCCTGTCCGAGCTGCGCGAGCGCGGACACGCTGGTCGCCAGGATCCACGGCACCATGCCGATGGGCAATGCGGCGGCATGCCGCGACGACTGCGCCCGCGACGTCGCGCACTACATCCTCGCCGGCTTCACCACCGAAGTCGCCGACGGCGGCGGTGGTGGCGGCGGCGACGGTGGCGACGGATCGGACGGCGATGACGGCGATGACGGCGATGACGGCGATGCCGGGGCCGGCGGTACGCCCGCCCGGGATGCCACCTGCTCGGTGACCATGCGCTTCCAGAGCAACTGGAACACCGGCTTCGTCACCGAGGCCGTCATCCGGAACTTCAGCGGTGCGCCGGTGGACGGCTGGGAAGTGCGCTTCGGGTTCGCCGACGGCCAGCGCGTGACCAACCACTGGAACACCGAGCTCACGCAGTCCGGCGCCGACGTCCGCGCGCGCAACGCCGGCTACAACGCGACCATCGCCGACGGCAGCGAGGTCAGCTTCGGCTTCCAGGGCGAACACGACGGCGCCAACACGCTGCCCGCGGACATCGCCCTCGTCGCCGACGGCTGCGTGCTCGCCGGTGACGATGGCGCGGGCAGCGGCGGAGGCGGCGACGGCGGCACACCGGAGCCGCTCGACGACGGGGAACCGCTGGCCTGCGCCGACCGGCCGCCGGCGCCGCGCACGCTGCGTCTGCTGACCCGGCGCGAGTACGACCGCACCATCCGGGATCTCACCGGCCTCGACGGCCGCTTCAGCGACGACTTCCCGGTGGAGGCACGGGTGCGCGGCTACGACAACAATGCCGACGTCGCGGTGGTCACCAGCCGGCACGTCGACGCCTATCTGGCAGCGGGTGCCGCGGTTGCCGAGCGCGCCGTCGCCGAGCGCCGTGGCGCGCTGCTCGGCGACTGCAGCAGCGGCGAGGCCTGCCTGCACGCCTTCATCGACCGCTTCGGCCGGCGCGCCTTCCGGCGGCCGCTGACCGCGACCGAGCGCGACACCTACCGCGCGCTGGACCGCGACGCGCTCACCGACGGCGACTTCGACACGGCCGTGCGCATGGTGATCCGCGCCATGCTGGCCTCGCCGCACTTCCTCTATCGCGCCGAGCTCGGCAACGCCGCGGGGAGCTTCCACGTGCTGGACGGCTACGAGACGGCCACCGCGATGGCCTATCTGCTCTGGGGCAGCATGCCCGACGACGCCCTGCTCGACGCCGCCGCGGCCGGCGACCTGGCGAGCGCGGCCGGCAGGCGCGACGCGGCCGAGCGCATGCTCGCCGACCCGCGCGCCCGCGAGCAGATCGCGGATTTCGCGGGGCAGTGGACCGGGGCCTACCGCATCCTCGAGCAGTTCAAGGATCCCGACATCTATCCGCGCTTCGACGACGACGTGCGCGAGGCGATGGCCGAGGAGCTGGCGCGCTTCGTGAACCACGTCTTCCTCGACGCGCCGGACGGCTCCTTCCGCGAGCTGCACACCGCCGACTACGTCTTCCTCAACGGCGCGCTGCGCGCGTTCTACCGGCAGCCCGGCGCCACCGGCGACCCCGCCTTCGCGCGCCAGCCGGCGGCGGACGGCACGCGCGGCGGTCTGCTCGCGCTCGGCGCCGTGGTGGCCAGCCACGCGCATTCCAACGAGTCGTCACCCATCAAGCGCGGCGTCTTCGTGCGCGAGCGGCTGCTGTGCCAGGAGCTGCCCGACCCGCCGCAGGATGTCGACACCACCCCGCCCGGACTCGACCCGAGCCTGACCACGCGCGAGCGCTTCGCGCAGCACACCGACGATCCCAACTGCGCGAGCTGCCACCAGTACATCGACGGTGTCGGCTTCGGCTTCGAGCGCTACGACGGCGTCGGGGACTATCGCGACCGCGAGAACGGGCTGGCCGTCGACGCTTCCGGCGAGGTGGTGGACATCGAGGGCTTCCGCACCGGCACCAGCGATCCCTTCGCGGGGCCGCGCGAGCTCGGCGCGCTGCTTGCCGACAGCCCGGTGGCGCAGGACTGCGCGGTTCGCCAGTACTACCGCTACGCGCGCGGCTACGAGGAAGGCGCCGCCGACCAGTGCACGCTGGACGCGCTGACGGCGTCGTTCCGCGACGGCGGTCTCGTGCTGCGCGACCTCATCCTCGACCACATCGCGCACCCCAGCTTCGTGCGCCGCCGTGCCGGAGGTGACGCGTGA